A window of Glycine soja cultivar W05 chromosome 2, ASM419377v2, whole genome shotgun sequence genomic DNA:
tttttcattttcttttttttttcaccttaTTTTACCAATTTACCTATTTTCTCGCTCCTCCTTTTCTTCTCCTCTCGTCCCCTGCTCTCATCAgcttttcttttcctctttttaccAATTTATCTTTCTTGACTAGTTGTACTAAGAAATGATGTAGAAAGTAttttttctacatcggttttttatcaACCGAACTAGAATGCTAATGCTTTTTGTAGTTTCTGAAATTTCTAACAACACTTTCTACTTCAGTTTTATAAAGAACTAgcataaaaatactttttagatTGATTCTTTGTACAACCAATCCATAATATTTTATGTACTTTGCAACCTTTAAAAATCCTGATAAGACTCTCTAAATTGGTTGCATTAAAATATAGAAAGTCACATTCTACATTAGTTTTTATCATAACCAAtgcaaaaaatcaaatataattttctaatttcAGTAAcacattcatatttttatttttgctttaattttcaaaactttgttctATGGTTTGATGAATCTAAGATGTCTCAAGGATAATATTTCCAACCAATATTTACCTccataacattaatttttctcttatgtAAGTATGATTTCaatctttgttttttctttaacttttttctttttgtttttcttaatgtGTTTGTCTTTCAAACCCTAATCTAACCAGGTTATCTTTCTACAAGCAACTCATTTTCTCCCTTAAGAGGTAATATTTTCtctctaattatttttcttcaaactctAGTCTCTTTCTTTGTCTTAAACCCTAACATTTGTTATCTCTATCTTATAGATGGCGtgtgtgtttttatttaaaGGCTCTAAACAATGTGTTTGAAGACTCTAATCTAAACATGGTCAACAATTGGCTTAAGGGATCACTGTTTTCACAAACAACACcaaatagaaaatgatgaaaagaaaattatagttACAAAGGTCACAAGAGGGGATTTTgactacatttttttatattttcatttgatttaataGGAATTCAATTCCTTCCTTCGAGACAATTATtactctcttgtttttttttacactttttttattataagatatCCACTTAAGTTATATCCACTCATATTTAATAAAGCTTTCACCACTACTACTTTACACACAACGCCCATTTCTAAGGATCAAACCTATAAATCACAAGAAAAATGGGTGGCATATTATATAATGTTATAGTAGATTTGTCGAAGATGAATACGTATCATGTGAGTTGGATtcgtaataaataataaaagataataaaagtcAACTTGAAGGAAGGAATTGAATTCCTAtagataaaatgaaaacaaaaaaaaaagtcaattaaATTTCTTGCACTTAAACCATATAATAAAACacatagaaaatataaaattatggttATTGTTGGACAAAAGAGGTGGTTGGATAATACTCCTCAGACTATCCAATTCAGCTCTTTTCCTAATGTGTATTTGGTGGAGCTCGTCCAGTCACACGGCAAAGGAGCATCCAGTCTTCTTAGTTAATTGTTAAATGATTCAGATAACAAATTATGTTttgtaattgttttttcttttttaattgttttcagTTAGTTTATGCTCCTATTCGTTTTTTATGGTCAATAGCAACATACATTTTGTGTGCTactcttttcttctttgttctGAATTTATTTTCTCAGTCCTAAACCCATTAATTGTTTTGTAATATAGGAAAATTGAATACATGTTTTcaatttagtttttgtaatGGGAAATTGCACTTGTACATTTTAggctaaattattatttttgtctctttttatttaatttgttcaagAACTAAttaagtatgatttttttttggtcctAAATTAGAGAAAGAAATGTAAGAAAACAAACTTGAAATGCAAGCTGAAAAAGCCAAGGACTCTTTCAAAGTTGATGATAAGGGAACTACAAATCATTGATCTAGTTTAAGAGCTGAAAAACATATCCTTTTGGTATGCTTTTTTAGTGGAAACAATCAGTtgttgagaagaaaaaatataaataaggaagaaaaagagaagttaATGGAAAAGAAACGACAATATTGGGATACACtaagaaaaaacaaactaagatattgataacataaattttgttgattgaGAAGCAACAAAATGTGCGCAAGCTATATAGTAAAGTTGTTGAAGCTATTGAACCTCTTGGCCAACACAACATTATCGGAGAAAGAATATATGTATAAACAAATTTAGTTTGTTCTTGTTAATAGAAGCTTTTAAGATGTCAATATTATTgcaatagtaataatttttttaattacaatgtaTATTTCTAGCATTTACTAAATAACCTAATGGACTTAAATGGAAACGTGAATTTAGAATAACTAAGATATGTTTCACCAAAGGAAGTAAAGTAACTCTAAacaattatttcattttgcaagatccttttatatttttgtgtatttattagtcataaaaaataattaagttattcTGAACGTGCAAATCGTTCTTGTCATAGGAAATATCTTTTGACAACATATGGATCAGGCTTGAAAAGTTTGGAGTGAGTATGTGTCTTTAAACACTTCGTCACAGTAAAAGTATAGAAATACACAAATTAAATTCCTTTTTAATTTGTGTAGCTGCTTTTATTagacatttgttttttttatattttattttctcacttttgcaagctggacaTAAACTTATTTCTGTGGGTTAGtatgtttaagttttttattttattttaaaacaattgtttttcaaataaaatagtaattttatgattttttttatatgtttgtcTAAACGacttttacttaaaattagtgatttttattttttcaagaaataaatcctttatatttcttaaaaaaaatacttatataaactatatttttttaaaaattattttttaaaagtttataataatCTTTTATTATATGGTTGTGgaaatttcactttttttaacaactataataatattttatctttcatgtaattttatttttaaattttatttaaatttaaaaatgttcaTTCAGTACCCCAACGAATTGACACGAGTATTAGAATtgaattgaaactaaaaatcaaaattttatattctaacataaaatttaaaatttgggattaattaattgaagagaaaaagGGTTCTATATACGGCATAAAAAAGTTTAGATAGTTATTCAATCACATCTTATCATGAtaggtttgttaatttttaaaataatttaaacaatgatttattattgaatgctagtataaaactattttatactataaatgtgcattaaaatcttaattttatttgtttaataaataataattaaaattcgtTATTCTTCTTACCAACATCCGAAATCGTGGCAGGTTCGGGTATACGAGATTGAGGGGTTAGGAGGACTTGCAAAACAATCGACGCTCAGATGAGAATGTgtgtaaagaaaataaatcaagTAAATGATCTAATGGAGCTCTTATGAAcgagaagagagagagacatAAACTTGTTGTCGTGTAATGAGTGTGTGAGTAAGTCGTGAATGATTATCGTGTACAGGAATTCAATAGAACTTGTATTTATATTAGTTGAGCGAGATAATTATTACTTATTTGTAGTAGTTGTTATAGCCTTGTAGATAATTCCCAGTTTACTGATAATAATTGAGAGCTTAagataatgttaaaaataaacgtttgaattatacataaaattaaaaaataattgtaatgtGACATTATAGATGTTCGCACTCTATATGGAGGGTTGACACATAGATTTATTGGGTTAGTACAGTTGCTATATAATTTATCGAGGTGTAGGTGGCcatgtattgaaaaaaaaagtgtatgtgccccaaaaaaataaaatagattattGAAGTATTTTTATGACTAAGTGGACTGATGAGAATGAGAGGGTTTAGCTAGGGTTTCGCACCTGACTTGATATAAAGACGGAGAGGGTTTCTAGTTAGGTTTAAGCGTCGAGCCTCTGTTCTGTTCATTTGCATTTCCATTTTTCACACTCTCTCTGCTTTCACCATGTGGACACTTCGTCGAGCTTCTCTTCGTCTCAGGTAACTCTCTTTCATTCTCatacatattttcaaaattgcGATGAATAGGAAATCTCTTCTCCATAATCACTACTTCCAATAATCCCTTTCATCAAACTCGTAATGTAACCTTCCTTTAACACTCCGACACAGTAGACTAATCATCTATTCTAAATACAAGTTTTATATCACTCAAAGAATAGCGGCGATGCCTCCTTTCTTCGACCTTAGCATATCGATGTTTATGACTAACCCTTTATGATTAATGTTTAAGCACAGTGAAATTTGCCTAATTTTATGAATTAGGGTTTTGAGTTCGATTAGGCTAATGATCCTCTCATAAACTCttcattttgttcttgtttctgcTCATTCTTTTGCACTGTTTGTGATTAATTTGTGCTTGCTGTTTATTCTAGTACGAGCCAAGGACTTAACGCGGGAGCTACCCGTGCTTCGGCTGTCAAATTAGTGCCAATCACTGTTGAAGAAAATGAGGCTGGTATCCCTCAGTCTCGTCAAATCACTCACAGTAGATTTCTGTCCGCTGACACATTTTGCCGCACGGGTCGGGTGTCCCTGAAATTTGCTGTGGGCACGCGTGAACTTTCCTCACAAGCTGGTGCTAGCAGCACGAAAGTGGATGATGATGATTTGGAGGGTGGGTTGTCTGAGCTGGAGATACAGGGAAGTAATGATGAATCTGATGCTGACCTGTCTGATGAAGACGAGGATGGTGGAAAACCAGTTGATGAGATGGACTTATCAGATGCTGACCCAACCAAGAAAAAATCACAAGGTAGAAGGACTCAATCGGAACTATTCAAGGCAATTGCAAATGCTCCTGGGTTGTCTGTTGATTCTGCTCTCAATAAGTGGGTTGAGCATGGGAAAGAACTAAGTCGGAAGGAGATCTTGTTGGCTGTGCGTGAGCTTCGGAGACGTAAAATGTATGGGAGGGCTTTCcaggtaaaaaataatgaaacttatATCTGCTACTGATTTATTCagttaaacattttaaaattattttgccgTTAAATTTAGGTTGCCAATTGCTTCATATTTTTGAGTGTTTCaagtttgtttattattatacttGTAGTGCTTTTTATCTGAAGCAAAACAATGCCAGTGTCTGGTACCatgctattttttttctgttgtcTAATTCACAGAACAAAAACCCAGAAATTGGAGAAGAATCCTAACTTTCAAATTGTGAACCCTGACCCCTATAacaatcacttttttattttgtaatttccaTGTAATCAGATAATGACTTGGTAGAGCTATGTAGGATAGCTCCATTAAGTTCCAACACCAAGGTGTTAGTAGACgaaaatgaattataaaataaattagaaggcTGAATTGAATTCCTAGTTAAACTTTGAGGATAAAGTtactaatttttcctttttctttagttCATTCCtatgtatatttctttttcccCCCATAGTTCTTGTGTACTGTTTTTATCCTTTGTAACATCTTCTTTTACACTATTCCTTAATCAGAATTCATAAACTGGGTCTTGGGGGTTTAGGTTTTTATGCCACTATTTGGGGTTGCTAACTATGATTTGTATCCCTTACTCCTTACCCAAACATACAGCATTTGCCCCAGGAAAACATCATAAACATAGGCCACAAATCCTTTGTCTGGGTttaaaattctgacaaattctATCTCAAGCATGATGGTGACTAGGGAGGTAGTCTTTCTCTGAAATGTTATAAAGCGAAGAGTGAGTGATAGACTCGGTATGGAATGCATGCGTACCCCTTTAGTTTTGAAGTTCTGTGTATGAAAATATTATCAAGGAAAACCTCCTAAGGATTCCTTCTAGTATTTAAAGTGTGTTTGAgatcttaaaagttaaaaagtaaccaaataatcataaaagtTCTGCATAAAAGTAATACTAAATACTCTTTGCGAATCATAATTGGAGTTGTGTTTCCTAATAGTTTCAATAATTCAATTTATCGACAGAACCAAAAGTTCAAGGAAATGATGTTCAAAATCCCAAATCAGATTAAGGGATTTCACCCTCATCAGAAATCAAATATCAAAACCAcaataaaaatccaaaaaaatctcCATTTATTCTAAAACAAATATCATATAACCAAATTTAAAGCAAATAACTGGAATCCTCGTACAGAATATCCAAAGTAGAAGAATCAGAATTTAAAATCATCTCATGGAGAGTGCTAAAACAGGATCTGAATCAATATAAATGGAGGATATCAAAACTTCAGGTGATCTTAGTACACATACTGAAATGGGATTCCAACCAAAAAataagggttgtggttgtgggaaGTGCCAAACTTTAAATTAGAATTCAAAAGtgaaatttttaaactaaagATCTCTGCTTTACTAAGATTCAAGTCAGGGAAACATTACAGATTTTCAAAGGTACCATGAAGAACTAAACTGGAAATTGTTTGAGATCCAACATCAACTAGTGATTGGCTGGCTTATTGTGGTATGACCCATGTGGAGTTTGAATTAGACTGCAAAATGGTGGTGGATAGGCTCAACAGTTCAGCCCAAGATTGTCCAAAAGTTGGTGCAATTATTCATGAGTGTAAATACCTTCTTACTCAAAACTATAGAGTTGTTTGGTAAGAGGCAAGCAAATATTGCAGCTCATACTCTTGCTAAGGGAGCAATATGTCATGCCTGGCTCAAAGTTTTCACAACTACTCCTACTTGAATAGTGTGGTGGTGTGGGACCcactgaatttttttaaaattttcatctccTTTCCCAGCTGCAGTGATTTAACCAAATAGGGGGTATGATTTaggaatcaaataaaattaagtgcCCAAACATTGGACTATCTTTTTGTGAAGTGATAAGaacattgagagaaaaaaaccAAACCACAAAGCCAGCTGTTGTTGGAGAGTGCAAGATCTTATAAACCCCATACTAGAATCCCATATTTCCAATGTGGGACTCAGGTCATACCTTGCAATAAGAGAACTACACATACACCACAAGCCAGCTATAGTTGGAGAGACCAAAGCCTTGTAAACTCCACACCATAATCCCATACTCAACTATACATGGTCTTGTTATAACAATCCTCCCCAACTTATCTCAATGCATCGCATGATGCTTCCCATCCAACACCAATTGGAAAATAGGTTTGATTAAAATTGGGAAGGGGAAAAGACGTTTTCTTTGCAACTGTTGGAATCAATCTTTTTGCAAACACATTATAATTTGTATGCGGACCTCAATAACTACTGCATTCTGGATAATCTCCTTCAAAACAGAACCATGATAAGAACCAAAATCCATTTCCAGCAGAATAATGTTTGAAAAGGAATACAAATCTTTAAAGCCAAATATTTCCATACAATCATTACGAGGATTCTTTTTCCTCAAACTCAGATTAGCCAATAATTTGGACAACTCATTTAAAGTGgtcattttatataatttaaatattaatgaaaatattcagagaaAATCATTATAGGCATGCTTTTACTTCCTACTTAGAATTAAACATACCTGTAACATAACTTAAATGGTAGAATCTCTAAAACTTATTTAGCATTTTTTGTGGTTAGCCCTCCACTCCACTATCCTGGATTTGATAACTATGGTTAGGACTGCAGAGTAGGggaaatgattttgtttttgtttttccccCCTGCATATTGATATGTTGCAAATGCTTTTAGTAGCATGTAATTTTTCTTCAGTTGATAATGCAGGCATATTGTCTTATATGGAGTGTTGCATAAATGTATTCTATGTAGTAATAACCATTATACTTGTTTGAGTGATTAACGTTGTTACTGTATGTTTATCTTTTTCTGAGTTTCCAATTTTCCAACATGATGCTTTATACTGTagtgtaattgtttttttttttttttgttggaactGTAGCTCTTTCAGTGGTTAGAGTCAAACAAGAAGCTTGAATTTATGGAGAGTGATTATGCTTCTCAACTTGATTTGATTGCCAAGTTGCGTGGCCTCCCAAAGGCAGAGAAATACATTGAGAGTGTTCCAGAATCTTTTAGAGGCGAGCTATTATACCGAACATTACTGGCTAACTGTGCTAGTCAGAACAATTTGATTGCAACAGAGAAAATATTCAACAAAATGAAGGACTTGGATTTACCACTTACAGCATTTGCTTGTAACCAGTTGCTGCTTTTGTATAAGAAGCTGGACAAGAAGAAAATAGCTGATGTTTTACTGCTGATGGAAAAAGAGAATGTCAAACCTTCTCTTTTTACTTACAGAATCTTAATAGACTCAAAGGGCCA
This region includes:
- the LOC114377271 gene encoding pentatricopeptide repeat-containing protein At1g80270, mitochondrial-like; protein product: MWTLRRASLRLSTSQGLNAGATRASAVKLVPITVEENEAGIPQSRQITHSRFLSADTFCRTGRVSLKFAVGTRELSSQAGASSTKVDDDDLEGGLSELEIQGSNDESDADLSDEDEDGGKPVDEMDLSDADPTKKKSQGRRTQSELFKAIANAPGLSVDSALNKWVEHGKELSRKEILLAVRELRRRKMYGRAFQLFQWLESNKKLEFMESDYASQLDLIAKLRGLPKAEKYIESVPESFRGELLYRTLLANCASQNNLIATEKIFNKMKDLDLPLTAFACNQLLLLYKKLDKKKIADVLLLMEKENVKPSLFTYRILIDSKGQSNDIAGMEQVFETMKEEGFEPDIQIQALLARHYTSSGLKEKAEAMLKEMEGENLKENQWVCATLLRLYANLGKADEVERIWKVCESKPRVEDCLAAVEAWGKLNKIEEAEAVFEMVSKKWKLNSKNYSVLLKIYANNKMLTKGKELVKLMADSGVRIGPLTWDALVKLYIQAGEVEKADSILHKAIQQNQLQPMFTTYLAILEQYAKRGDVHNSEKIFLKMRQAGYTSRISQFQVLIQAYVNAKVPAYGIRERIKADNLFPNKTLANQLALVDAFRKNAVSDLLD